In Candidatus Cloacimonas sp., the sequence TTAAAGCTAATACAGAAAGGAAGAAGGCATATCTATCTCTTTGTATGATTTGAGTGGAGACATTTGCTGGTTTGATATCAAGATATTTACAGGCAAGTTCTTCCACTTCTGGGTTTAAGTGAGCAAAATTACCCACCGCTCCGGAAAACTTGCCTACACTAACTTCTTCTATGGCTTCATTCAAACGCTGTATGTTGCGTTCTATTTCTTCATACCAAAGGGCAAATTTCAAGCCGAAAGATGTTGGTTCTGCATGAATGCCATGTGATCTGCCAATGCAAATCGTGTTTTTATATTGTCTCGCTTTGAGTTTCAATATTTCCGCCAAGCGGCTCAATTCCGTTAAAATTAATTCTCCGCTACTTTTTAACTGCATTCCGGTAGCTGTATCCAAAACATCAGATGAGGTCATTCCGAAATGTATCCAGCGCGAAGCGGCCCCCACATTTTCAGCTACATTCGTTAAAAAAGCGATAACATCATGCCTGGTAATCAGTTCCAGCTCGTCTATGCGATTGGAGTCAAAATCCGCTTTGGAGTTTATATCCTCCCAATCCGCCTGAGGAATTATTCCTTTTTCATACATTGCTCTGGCAGCGGCAAGTTCCACTTCCAGCCAGCATTCATAACGGTTCTCAACTGTCCAAATGCGTTCCATTTCGGGTTTACAATAGCGTGATATCATTTCATTGCTCCAATTTATATTGTAAAAAGCTCTTCAGTAACGATTCAATGCTTTTGTCCTTAAAATCAGGCAGTGTATTTCCTGAAGCAGCTGGTTTGGGCAGCGGAATTATTTGGGGCTTTTCATATTCGATTTTATCAAAACTCATTCTGATCGAGATATTGTCCATACTACTAATGTTTAATCCAGAAAGTTTTCCGCTGCCGTTGTATAGAGCTTTCAGGATTAAACCGCTTTTAGCGTCTGAAATGCTTTCCAACAAATAATTCTTGCTGAAATTGACGGTTACCTCGTTCAAAATCAGTTTCTTATTCTTGATAATTTCCTGTCCGTAAAGCGCAACGATAGAATCCGGATTACAGATACTTAAACTCTCTATTGGGATATCTTGCGAAAGGTTTAGATTCTGCAGCAGAGGGATAAAAGGAGATTTAAATGCAACATAATCTGCCACATACATACTCATCAACGGCTCCGCAGAAGAACCTAAAAGCCCTCCTTCCAGAACATCAAAACGAAATTGATTACCGTTTTTGGAGGCACTGAACATCTTCCTGATAGCAAACCCTTTATAGGAAAGTTCAATTACTCCCTGGCTCTTAAAATATTCCCACTTTTGCAATTCCTGGCGTAATTTATCTTCTTCACTTATTCGTTTGGGCCCTGCGCAGGCAGTAAAAAGTATAGCTACAATCGTAAATAGGGCAAGAACTATTTTTTTCATTGCTAACCTCGTGGTTATAGCATTAGAAGAAACACTACTTATCTGGTTTTGGGTTTTCTTTCTGACGGGTTGTGATTTTGTAAAATCCCAGGCCAGATAGGATTATCATTATTAAGCTTAAGAATTGTCCAATGCTCATAAAACCGAAAATAAAACCGAACTGTGCGTAAAAATCAATCTCATCCGGCTCTCGCACAAATTCTATCAGAAACCTGAAAATACCATATAAACCAATAAAACTCCAGAAAACAAGTCCATCCTTTTTCAACTTTTTTAACAGATAAAAAGTGATTACAAACATTACTATCCCTTCCAGAAATAGTTCATAAAGCTGAGAAGGATGGC encodes:
- the purB gene encoding adenylosuccinate lyase; translated protein: MISRYCKPEMERIWTVENRYECWLEVELAAARAMYEKGIIPQADWEDINSKADFDSNRIDELELITRHDVIAFLTNVAENVGAASRWIHFGMTSSDVLDTATGMQLKSSGELILTELSRLAEILKLKARQYKNTICIGRSHGIHAEPTSFGLKFALWYEEIERNIQRLNEAIEEVSVGKFSGAVGNFAHLNPEVEELACKYLDIKPANVSTQIIQRDRYAFFLSVLALIASTIEKMALEIRHLQRTEVHEVEENFSKGQKGSSAMPHKRNPIVSEQLCGLARILRSNALSAMENNALWHERDISHSSVERIILPDSCILIHYMLDKVSSLIENLVVFPENMIKNLELTQGLVFSQAVLLHLVKNGLSREQAYSLVQQEAMKCLETGGNFLDYLLANKDITSALAESEIRDIFSYERYLRNVDFIFKRCGIL
- a CDS encoding prolipoprotein diacylglyceryl transferase, with the translated sequence IGLGLGRLGNFINGELWGKPTSLPWGMIFPGSDGVPRHPSQLYELFLEGIVMFVITFYLLKKLKKDGLVFWSFIGLYGIFRFLIEFVREPDEIDFYAQFGFIFGFMSIGQFLSLIMIILSGLGFYKITTRQKENPKPDK